The following coding sequences are from one Nicotiana tomentosiformis chromosome 3, ASM39032v3, whole genome shotgun sequence window:
- the LOC138907815 gene encoding uncharacterized protein, whose protein sequence is MSCKLKSHEKNYLIYYLELATIVHMLKILRCYIYVASSEVYTDNRHLQHLSERKDLNLRKKRWLELGKDYDITILYHLGKANVVVDSMSRKAKSMGSLAFIRAVERHLAMDVQALANCFVRLDIWCLAKFCLCCCAVVFI, encoded by the coding sequence ATGTCGTGCAAGTTGAAGagccatgagaagaactatctgatATATTATttggagttagcaactattgtgcACATGCTCAAGATTTTGAGGTGTTACATATATGTTGCTTCTTCTGAGGTTTACACTGATAACCGGCATCTTCAACATCTGTCTGAGAGgaaagatttgaatttgaggaagaagagatggttggagttagggaaagattatgatatcactattctttatcatttggggaaggctaatgtggtagtAGACTCCATGAGTAGAAAGGCAAagagtatggggagtttggcCTTTATTCGAGCTGTGGAGAGGCATTtggccatggatgttcaggctttggctaactgctttgtgaggttggatatttggTGCCTAGCAAAGTTTTGCTTGTGTTGTTGTGCAGTCGTCTTTATTTGA